A genomic region of Candidatus Pseudomonas phytovorans contains the following coding sequences:
- the mutL gene encoding DNA mismatch repair endonuclease MutL, which translates to MSGGSRIELLSPRLANQIAAGEVVERPASVAKELLENSLDSGARRIDVEVEQGGVKLLKVRDDGSGISADDLPLALARHATSKIRELEDLEGVMSLGFRGEALASISSVARLTMTSRTASATEAWQVETEGRDMTPRVQPAAHPVGTSVEVRDLFFNTPARRKFLKAEKTEFDHLQEVIRRLALARFDVGFHLRHNGKSILSLHEAHDETARARRVGAICGPGFMEQALPIDVERNGLRLWGWVGLPTFSRSQADLQYFFVNGRAVRDKLVAHAVRQAYRDVLFNGRHPTFVLFLELEPNGVDVNVHPTKHEVRFREGRSVHDFLYGTLHRALADVRPEDQLAAPAAVSEMIRPTGQQAGEFGPQGEMRLASPVLERPQTPQHAISNGGSGAGYQYQYTPRPSQPLPAAEAQAVYREFYKPLEDGAAPVTALPESQGDIPPLGYALAQLKGIYILAENAVGLVLVDMHAAHERIMYERLKVAMASEGLSGQPLLVPETLALSQREADCAEEHAQWFQRLGFELQRLGPETLAIRQIPALLKQAEANRLVQDVLADLMEYGTSDRIQAHLNELLGTMACHGAVRANRRLAIPEMNALLRDMENTERSGQCNHGRPTWTQMGLDDLDKLFLRGR; encoded by the coding sequence ATGAGTGGCGGTTCGCGCATTGAGCTGCTCAGCCCGCGGCTGGCCAACCAGATTGCCGCCGGCGAGGTAGTCGAGCGGCCGGCTTCGGTGGCCAAGGAGCTGCTGGAAAACAGCTTGGATTCCGGCGCCCGGCGCATCGACGTGGAAGTGGAGCAAGGCGGCGTCAAGCTGTTGAAGGTGCGGGACGATGGCAGCGGTATTTCCGCTGACGACCTGCCGCTGGCCCTGGCCCGTCACGCCACCAGCAAGATCCGTGAGCTGGAAGACCTCGAAGGTGTAATGAGCCTGGGCTTCCGGGGCGAGGCGCTGGCGTCGATCAGCTCGGTGGCCCGTTTGACCATGACTTCGCGAACTGCCAGTGCCACCGAGGCTTGGCAAGTGGAAACCGAAGGCCGCGACATGACCCCGCGGGTGCAGCCGGCTGCGCACCCGGTGGGTACTTCGGTGGAAGTGCGCGACCTGTTCTTCAATACCCCGGCCCGGCGCAAGTTCCTCAAAGCCGAGAAAACCGAATTCGATCACCTGCAGGAAGTCATCCGCCGGCTGGCGCTGGCACGTTTCGACGTCGGCTTCCATCTGCGCCACAACGGCAAGAGCATCCTCAGCCTGCACGAGGCCCATGATGAAACCGCCCGCGCGCGGCGAGTGGGTGCCATCTGCGGCCCGGGCTTCATGGAGCAGGCGCTGCCGATCGACGTCGAGCGTAACGGCCTGCGCCTGTGGGGCTGGGTGGGTCTGCCGACCTTCTCGCGCAGCCAGGCAGACCTGCAGTACTTCTTCGTCAATGGCCGCGCGGTGCGCGACAAGCTGGTCGCCCACGCTGTGCGCCAGGCCTACCGTGACGTGCTGTTCAATGGTCGGCACCCGACATTCGTGCTGTTCCTTGAGCTGGAGCCCAATGGCGTCGACGTCAATGTGCACCCGACCAAGCACGAAGTGCGCTTCCGTGAGGGGCGCTCGGTGCACGATTTCCTGTATGGCACCCTGCACCGTGCGCTGGCCGATGTGCGTCCGGAAGACCAGTTGGCTGCGCCTGCCGCTGTATCCGAGATGATCCGCCCCACTGGCCAGCAGGCCGGTGAGTTCGGCCCCCAAGGCGAAATGCGCCTGGCCTCGCCAGTGCTGGAACGGCCCCAGACGCCGCAGCATGCAATCTCCAATGGCGGCAGTGGCGCCGGTTACCAGTATCAATACACCCCACGCCCGTCGCAGCCGTTGCCGGCCGCCGAGGCCCAGGCGGTGTATCGCGAGTTTTACAAACCGCTGGAAGACGGTGCGGCACCGGTAACGGCGCTGCCCGAAAGCCAGGGTGACATTCCCCCGCTGGGCTACGCACTGGCGCAGCTCAAGGGTATCTACATCCTGGCCGAGAACGCCGTTGGCCTGGTGCTGGTAGACATGCATGCTGCCCACGAGCGCATCATGTACGAGCGCCTCAAGGTGGCCATGGCCAGTGAAGGCCTTAGCGGCCAGCCGCTGCTGGTGCCTGAAACCCTGGCCCTGAGCCAGCGTGAAGCGGATTGCGCCGAAGAGCATGCGCAGTGGTTCCAGCGCCTGGGTTTTGAACTGCAGCGCCTCGGCCCCGAGACCCTGGCAATACGCCAGATCCCGGCTTTGCTCAAGCAGGCCGAGGCCAACCGCCTGGTTCAGGATGTGCTCGCCGACCTGATGGAGTACGGCACCAGCGACCGTATTCAGGCACACCTCAATGAACTGCTCGGCACCATGGCCTGCCACGGCGCCGTGCGCGCCAACCGGCGCCTGGCCATTCCCGAAATGAATGCCCTGCTGCGCGACATGGAAAACACCGAGCGCAGTGGCCAGTGCAACCATGGCCGTCCCACCTGGACCCAGATGGGCCTGGACGATCTGGACAAACTTTTCCTGCGCGGTCGATGA
- the miaA gene encoding tRNA (adenosine(37)-N6)-dimethylallyltransferase MiaA produces the protein MSGKPPAIFLMGPTAAGKTDLAIELTKVLPCELISVDSALVYRGMDIGSAKPSKEILAAHPHRLIDIRDPAESYSAAQFRADALEAMADITARGKVPLLVGGTMLYYKALIDGLADMPAADAAVRADLEAQAQALGLAELHRQLAEIDPESAARIHPNDPQRLIRALEVYRVSGESMTAHRQRQFAESSGADAGAGGHLPYTVASLAIAPTDRHILHQRIALRFSQMLEQGFVDEVRSLRARSDLHAGLPSIRAVGYRQVWDYLDGTLNENEMRERGIIATRQLAKRQFTWLRGWPDVHWLDSMACDNLSRTLKYLGAISILS, from the coding sequence ATGAGCGGCAAGCCCCCTGCAATATTCCTGATGGGCCCGACGGCGGCCGGCAAGACCGACCTTGCTATCGAGCTGACCAAAGTGCTGCCGTGCGAGCTGATCAGTGTCGACTCGGCGCTGGTCTACCGCGGCATGGACATCGGTTCGGCCAAGCCGTCGAAAGAAATACTGGCTGCCCACCCGCACCGGCTGATCGACATTCGCGACCCGGCCGAGAGCTATTCGGCCGCGCAATTTCGCGCCGATGCCCTGGAGGCCATGGCCGACATCACTGCGCGGGGCAAGGTCCCGTTGCTGGTGGGCGGCACCATGCTCTACTACAAGGCGTTGATCGATGGCCTGGCCGACATGCCGGCAGCCGATGCTGCGGTGCGCGCCGACCTGGAAGCCCAGGCCCAGGCGCTGGGGCTGGCCGAACTGCACCGCCAGTTGGCCGAGATCGACCCGGAATCGGCGGCGCGGATTCACCCCAACGACCCGCAGCGGTTGATCCGCGCGCTGGAAGTGTACCGGGTGAGCGGCGAGAGCATGACGGCTCATCGCCAGCGTCAATTCGCGGAAAGTAGCGGCGCAGACGCAGGCGCTGGCGGACATTTGCCCTATACTGTCGCGAGTTTGGCGATTGCTCCTACAGATCGTCACATTTTGCATCAGCGAATTGCGTTACGATTTTCGCAGATGCTGGAACAGGGCTTCGTTGACGAGGTCCGATCGCTGCGAGCCAGAAGTGACTTGCACGCCGGGCTGCCGTCTATACGGGCAGTGGGGTATCGCCAGGTCTGGGATTATCTGGATGGCACGCTAAATGAGAATGAGATGCGAGAACGCGGTATCATCGCTACCCGGCAGCTGGCCAAGCGGCAGTTCACCTGGTTGCGTGGCTGGCCTGATGTGCACTGGCTTGACAGCATGGCCTGCGACAATCTGTCCCGCACCTTGAAATACCTTGGGGCCATCTCCATATTGAGCTGA
- the hfq gene encoding RNA chaperone Hfq has product MSKGHSLQDPYLNTLRKEKVPVSIYLVNGIKLQGSIESFDQFVVLLKNTVSQMVYKHAISTVVPARPVRLPSPTDGEHGDSEPGNA; this is encoded by the coding sequence ATGTCAAAAGGGCATTCGCTACAAGACCCTTACTTGAACACCTTGAGAAAAGAAAAGGTTCCGGTATCCATCTATCTGGTCAACGGCATCAAACTGCAGGGCTCGATCGAATCGTTCGATCAGTTCGTGGTTCTGCTGAAGAACACCGTCAGCCAGATGGTCTACAAACACGCCATTTCGACAGTGGTTCCGGCCCGTCCGGTCCGCCTGCCAAGCCCGACCGACGGCGAGCACGGCGACAGCGAGCCAGGCAACGCCTGA
- the hflX gene encoding GTPase HflX — MFFERHGGGERALLVHLEGQNPEAREDPQEFQELALSAGADIVSLVTVSRHQPSAKYLIGSGKVEELHDLVHAEQVDLVIFNHTLTPSQERNLERVFECRVLDRTGLILDIFAQRARTHEGKLQVELAQLDHMSTRLVRGWTHLERQKGGIGLRGPGETQLETDRRLLRVRIRQIKSRLEKVRSQREQARRGRKRADIPSVSLVGYTNAGKSTLFNALTESEVYAADQLFATLDPTLRRLELNDLGPIVLADTVGFIRHLPHKLVEAFRATLEESSNSDLLVHVIDAHEPERMEQIEQVLAVLGEIGAEGLPILEVYNKLDLLEDVEPQIQRNADGKPERVWVSARDGRGLELVGQAIAELLGNDLFVGTLCLEQRFARLRAQFFALGAVRSEEHDEEGRSLLSVRLPMVELNRLVSREGMEPQVFVEQHTLQ; from the coding sequence TTGTTCTTTGAGCGCCACGGTGGTGGTGAGCGGGCGTTGCTCGTTCACTTGGAAGGTCAGAACCCTGAGGCGCGCGAAGACCCGCAGGAGTTTCAGGAACTGGCATTGTCGGCCGGTGCCGACATTGTTTCGCTGGTCACGGTGTCAAGGCATCAGCCTTCCGCCAAATACCTGATTGGCAGTGGCAAGGTCGAAGAGCTGCACGACCTGGTCCATGCCGAACAGGTAGACCTGGTGATTTTCAACCATACCCTCACGCCCAGTCAGGAGCGCAACCTTGAACGAGTGTTCGAGTGTCGTGTGCTCGACCGTACCGGGCTGATCCTCGATATTTTCGCCCAACGGGCGCGTACCCATGAAGGCAAGCTGCAGGTCGAACTGGCCCAGCTTGATCACATGAGCACGCGGCTGGTGCGCGGCTGGACTCACCTTGAGCGACAAAAAGGTGGTATCGGCCTGCGTGGCCCGGGTGAAACACAGCTGGAAACCGACCGCCGCCTGCTGCGCGTACGCATTCGCCAGATCAAGTCACGCCTGGAAAAAGTACGTAGCCAGCGTGAACAGGCGCGTCGCGGGCGCAAGCGCGCGGATATTCCTTCAGTTTCGCTGGTGGGCTACACCAACGCCGGCAAATCCACGCTGTTCAACGCCCTGACCGAATCCGAGGTGTACGCCGCGGACCAGCTGTTCGCCACCCTCGACCCGACCCTGCGCCGGCTCGAGCTCAACGACCTGGGGCCGATCGTGCTGGCCGACACCGTCGGCTTCATTCGCCATCTGCCGCACAAGCTGGTCGAGGCATTTCGGGCTACGCTCGAAGAGTCGAGCAACTCCGACCTGCTGGTGCATGTGATCGACGCCCATGAGCCTGAGCGCATGGAACAGATCGAGCAGGTACTGGCCGTGTTGGGCGAGATTGGCGCTGAAGGCTTGCCGATCCTCGAGGTGTATAACAAACTCGACCTGCTCGAAGATGTCGAGCCGCAGATCCAGCGTAATGCCGATGGCAAGCCGGAGCGGGTCTGGGTATCGGCACGCGATGGGCGTGGCCTGGAGCTGGTTGGCCAGGCGATTGCCGAGTTGCTGGGGAATGATCTGTTTGTCGGTACCTTGTGCCTGGAGCAGCGTTTTGCCCGTTTGCGCGCGCAATTCTTTGCTTTGGGTGCAGTGCGCAGTGAAGAGCATGATGAAGAAGGGCGTAGCCTGCTGAGCGTGCGACTGCCCATGGTCGAATTGAATCGCCTGGTCAGCCGCGAAGGCATGGAGCCGCAAGTGTTTGTCGAGCAACACACTTTGCAATAA
- the hflK gene encoding FtsH protease activity modulator HflK, translated as MAWNEPGGNSNNQDPWGGRRGGGGGGGDKKGPPDLDEAFRKLQDSLNGMFGGNKKRGGGDRNVGKGGGLGLLGIGLAVLAAIWLYSAVYVVDEQEQAVVLRFGKYHETVGPGLNIYFPPIDRKYMENVTRERAYTKQGQMLTEDENIVEVPLTVQYKISNLQDFVLNVDQPEVSLQHATDSALRHVVGSTSMDQVLTEGREQMAVDIRERLQRFLDNYRTGITVTQVNVQSAAAPREVQEAFDDVIRAREDEQRARNQAESYANGVVPEARGQAQRIIEDANGYRDEVIARAKGEADRFTKLVTEYHKAPDVTRQRLYLETMQEVYSNSSKVMVATKDGQNNLLYLPLDKMVEGSRNPAAPTSGVSPSVNDAAARAAQDLQQQQPVRTRESR; from the coding sequence ATGGCTTGGAACGAGCCGGGTGGCAACTCGAACAATCAGGATCCCTGGGGCGGCCGCCGTGGTGGCGGTGGCGGTGGTGGTGACAAGAAAGGTCCGCCGGATCTGGACGAGGCCTTCCGCAAACTGCAGGACAGCCTGAACGGCATGTTCGGCGGTAACAAGAAACGTGGCGGCGGTGACCGCAATGTCGGCAAGGGCGGTGGCCTTGGCCTGCTGGGCATTGGCCTGGCGGTGCTGGCTGCCATCTGGCTGTACAGTGCCGTGTACGTGGTCGACGAGCAGGAGCAGGCCGTGGTGCTGCGCTTCGGCAAGTACCATGAGACGGTCGGTCCCGGCCTGAACATCTACTTCCCGCCGATTGATCGCAAGTACATGGAAAACGTCACGCGTGAGCGTGCCTACACCAAACAGGGCCAGATGCTGACCGAAGACGAGAACATCGTCGAGGTGCCGCTGACCGTCCAGTACAAGATCAGCAACCTGCAGGACTTCGTGCTTAACGTCGACCAGCCTGAGGTGAGCCTGCAGCACGCGACCGACAGTGCCCTGCGCCATGTGGTGGGTTCCACCTCGATGGACCAGGTGCTGACTGAAGGCCGTGAGCAAATGGCCGTGGATATCCGCGAACGCCTGCAGCGCTTCCTCGACAACTACCGTACCGGTATCACCGTTACCCAGGTCAACGTACAGAGCGCGGCAGCCCCGCGTGAAGTGCAGGAAGCCTTCGACGACGTGATCCGTGCCCGCGAAGACGAGCAGCGTGCCCGCAACCAGGCCGAGTCCTACGCCAATGGCGTGGTGCCGGAAGCCCGTGGTCAGGCCCAGCGCATCATCGAGGACGCCAACGGTTACCGCGACGAAGTCATCGCCCGGGCCAAGGGTGAGGCCGACCGCTTCACCAAGCTGGTTACCGAGTACCACAAGGCACCTGACGTGACCCGTCAGCGTCTGTACCTGGAGACCATGCAAGAGGTCTACAGCAATTCGAGCAAGGTCATGGTGGCAACCAAGGACGGGCAGAACAACCTGCTCTACCTGCCGCTGGACAAGATGGTCGAAGGCAGCCGCAACCCGGCCGCGCCAACCTCCGGCGTGTCGCCATCGGTCAACGATGCGGCCGCCCGTGCGGCGCAGGACCTGCAACAGCAACAGCCGGTGCGTACTAGGGAGAGCCGCTGA
- the hflC gene encoding protease modulator HflC, translated as MSNRSLIALIAAVVLGIVAWNSFYIVSQTERAVLLRFGKVVQADVQPGLHVKIPYVNQVRKFDARLMTLDAPTQRFLTLEKKAVMVDAYAKWRVKDAERFYTATSGMKQIADERLSRRLESGLRDQFGKRTLHEVVSGERDALMADITASLNRMASKELGIEVVDVRVKAIDLPKEVNRSVFDRMSTEREREAREHRAKGNELAEGIRADADRQRRVLLAEAYREAEETRGDGDAQAAAIYAKAYSQDADFYAFHRSLQAYRESFSSKSDVLVLDPKNEFFRYLDKSKP; from the coding sequence ATGAGCAATAGATCGCTGATCGCCCTGATCGCCGCCGTCGTTCTGGGCATCGTCGCCTGGAACAGCTTCTACATCGTGTCCCAGACAGAGCGTGCGGTACTGCTGCGCTTCGGTAAGGTGGTCCAGGCGGATGTTCAGCCAGGCCTGCACGTGAAGATTCCGTACGTGAACCAGGTGCGCAAGTTCGACGCCCGCCTCATGACCCTCGACGCCCCGACCCAGCGGTTCCTGACCCTGGAGAAGAAAGCGGTGATGGTCGACGCCTACGCCAAGTGGCGCGTCAAGGATGCCGAGCGCTTCTACACCGCCACGTCGGGCATGAAGCAGATCGCCGACGAGCGCCTGTCGCGTCGTCTGGAAAGCGGCCTGCGTGACCAGTTCGGTAAACGTACCCTGCACGAGGTGGTTTCCGGTGAACGTGACGCACTGATGGCTGACATCACTGCATCGCTGAACCGCATGGCCAGCAAGGAGCTGGGTATCGAGGTGGTCGACGTGCGCGTCAAGGCCATCGACCTGCCGAAGGAAGTCAACCGCAGCGTGTTCGACCGCATGAGCACCGAGCGTGAGCGTGAAGCCCGCGAGCACCGTGCCAAGGGTAACGAACTGGCTGAAGGTATTCGTGCCGATGCCGACCGTCAGCGACGTGTGCTGCTGGCCGAAGCTTATCGCGAAGCAGAAGAAACCCGCGGTGACGGCGACGCCCAGGCGGCCGCCATCTATGCCAAGGCCTACAGCCAGGACGCTGATTTCTATGCGTTCCACCGTAGCCTGCAGGCATACCGCGAGAGCTTCTCGAGCAAAAGCGACGTGTTGGTCCTGGACCCGAAGAACGAGTTCTTCCGCTACCTGGACAAGAGCAAGCCGTGA